The Thermodesulfobacterium sp. TA1 sequence CTTTTCCAAAAGATATTCAACTCTGTTTTTTATGGAGCTGTAGTTTCTCCAACCTGAGACAAGCAGGCTATCTGCCACATTGCCTGCGGCGCTTACGTTTGGATTTAGACCAAGCAGTGGATTTTGATAGACCACGCCTATGACTGTGTTTTTTAACATCCTTTTCTGATAGGAGTTCAGAGAGAAGAGATTTTTACCATTTACCCATTCCGCCCCTCTAACATCATAAAGATGAGCCTCTCCAAAGGTCGGTTCTATTTCAAAGTTTAGGAGTTTTATCACTGTGCTTTTTCCAGAACCGCTCTCTCCCAAGATGCCTAAAATTTCCCCTTCGTAGAGTTCAAAGGACACATCAGCGCAGGCAACTACAGAGCTACATCTTCTGCAGATGTTTGTTTCTTGCTTTGGCCCTGTGATAGAAAGACACTCTGGACAGCCTTTGCCGTGAATTTTAGTCAGATTAGAAACTCTTAGAACTACCCGCATGTTTGTTAGCCTCCATTCTTTTTTCACAGTAGCTTGTATCGGAGCAAGCATACAGTCTTCTTACAGTGCCGTCTTCCACTATCTCGTCTAAGAAGGTATCCGTAGCACCGCACTTGTAGCAAGCTTTGCCACTGAAGTCTTCCACTCTGAATTTGAAGTCTTCAAACTCCAGAGGTTCAACTGTTGTGTATGGGGGTACCGCGTATATTTTCTTCTCTCTTCCTGCTCCAAAGAGGAAGAGGTTGTCTGCCATATTGAGCCTTGGCACGTCCCACCTGGGTATAGGAGTTGGGTCCATGATGTAGCGTTTGTTTACCATGACCGGATACCTAGCACCTATGGTTATCTCTCCGTATCTTAGAATATCCTCATAAAGGTAGAGATACATTTTGCCATAGTCCTTTTCCTCATGCATTCTTCTGGTTTCCTCTTCGCTTGGCTCAACAAGCCTTAGGGGCTCTGGATAGGGCACCTGAAGAACGAGGATTTGGTCTTGTCGTAAAGGTTCCTCCGGGATTCTGTGTCTGGTCTGGATGACGGTGGCTTTTGTGGTGTCCGTGGTTGTTTCTACTCCGGTCATGGCCTTGATGAACTTTTTTATGTTTACAGCGTTTACGCTGTAATCACATCCTTGGTCTATGACCTTCAGCATGTCGTCAGGACCGATGATGGACAGAGTTATCTGAAGGCCTCCTGTACCCCAACCTTTGGCTATGGGAAGCTCTCTTGAGGCAAAGGGAACCTGATAGCCCGGTATGGATATGGCTTTTAAAATGGAGCGCCTTATCTCCCTTTTGGTGTTTTCATCTAAAAAGGCAAAATTGTAGCTAAGCCTCATCTTTTCACCTCTGCAAACTGGCTTTGTATCTTTCTTAGCCTGTCCAAATCGGATTGGAAGGTAACATAGTGAGGAAGCTTGTAGTGATTGGCAAAGCCCATAGAATCAACGCTATCTACGTGATAGAATACAAACTCGCTGTCTTGGGAGGGATGCTGTGGTTCTTGTGTTTGCATAGCCTTGTCTAAAACAGCCATGCATATAGCCTTTGTTTCGTTATGTCCAAAACATGCACCGTATCCCAAGGAGAACTTAGGCATACCGTCCTGGCTTTCTATCTTTGCTACCAGTTCTACCTCTGTCACCTTCACCTCTCCAACATAAATCTCTTCTCCTGTGTAAGGATGAAGCACGCTCACTGGTGCATAACCTACTCTCAGCTCTGCCACGGTAGGATGTATGTCTCCGTAACCTCTCATGTTGGAGTAGCCTAAAAGCAAAAGTCCTCCTGTTTCTCCTCTGGCCATGTTCTGTAGAATGGCGCTTCTTGGGGGAGGAAATTTGCTGACCGCCTCCTTTGTAATATCCACAAACTCCGTAGATTGATAGGAGGGTGCATCTACAACAAGCCCCTCTTTCCTAAGAATCTCAACAAGCTTGGGAAACTCAGTAGGAAGGTCTTCATCTCCTATCTCACCTAAGAGCTCCTCTATAAATTTCTTTCTTCTTTCCTCATCTTCTTCTAGAAGCTCAAACTTAAAGAGCCTAAGACAGTAGTCTGAGGTAGGTCCTAAGATCTGTCCTCCTGGGATGTCTTTGAAGGCGGCAGAGATCCTTCTTATTATCTTAATCTTCTCCGTTTTGATAGGTAGGGAGTATCCCAAGCTGGGAAGGGTGTTCCTGATGGCTCTGAGAATAAAGGAAGCCTCAAGTATGTCTCCCGCCGCCTGCTTGATGGCTAGAGCAGCTATCTTTGGAGCGTAAAGGGAACCCTCAGACATAATTCTATCAACCAGGAAGTAAAGCTGTTCAGCTATCTGATCAACGGACAGTAGCTTTGACTTTCCCTTCAACCTCTGATACTCCAAAAGCTTACAAGCGTATTCTATAGCTTTTTCACCACCTCTAACCGCTACATAACCCATTTCATAACACCTCCTCTTTCACAGACCTGGGAATGCTTACTAACATTCCCTTTTTATCGACAAAAAAACAGTCTACTCCCAGAGGAAAGAGTTGATTCACTTGGGCAAGAGTTATGAACTCCTGCCGTGGCAGGCCCAAAAGGCTAACAAGTTTTTCCCCCTTAACTCCCGGCCCGGATAGTCTAAGAACAACCCCACTGTGTATTCCCTCTTGCACCTCTTCAACCAGGTAGATGACAGTAGCAGCCTTTTCTGGATTGCGAAGGTCCCCTACTTTGACATCCCAAAGTCTTTCATGCAAAGCCTCCGTTGCTATTACAAAATCGGCCTCTTTCATAGATAAAACTTTACTTTTAGTTAGCCAGACTATCTTTTCCTCTAAAACTTTGCTGTCTGGACCTACAACACAGAAGCTCGTCTGCCCGTCTATGAGCGTAAGAGCTATGGCCCCTAAGGGCCAAAACTTAGGACCTAAAAATTCGTAAAGGTCCTCTGACAACTCAAGACTCTGAACTGTTCCCGGAAAGCTAATCGCCTTTAGCAAACCTCTAAAAACTCTTTGAGTGTAAAATACCTCTCCTTTCATGTTTTTTCACCTTTTTACCATAGTTTCAAACTGAACCTTAGTCTTTGCTATAAGCTTTCTTTCCTTTTCCCAAGCTTCTTCAATCTTCTTTTTCTCCTTGCTTAAAAATCGGTGGAGTTTTTTCTTTAGATTTTCCTCATCCGATTTAAAAACAGCTTCTAAGACAGCTATCGCAACAGCTTTCTCTTCCTCCTCTGCCAAAACCAAACCGTAGCCCTTAATGCCCTTATACTCTACCTCTGCTTCAAAGACCAAGGCTTCTCCCAAACAGAACTCTACACCAAAGCAATCCTTAGCCTTTATCATCAAACATCCAGCCTGCGGTCCTTTCTTTACTTTGACCTCTTCCATTGAAAGCATCTTAAAGAAAATATTCAAAGATTTCTGATCCATCTTAACCACCACCTCTCTAAAGTCCAAATCCATCACATAAACCTCCTTCTTAGATAGGCGGAAAAGTAGTCTATAATCAACAAG is a genomic window containing:
- the phnH gene encoding phosphonate C-P lyase system protein PhnH, translating into MKGEVFYTQRVFRGLLKAISFPGTVQSLELSEDLYEFLGPKFWPLGAIALTLIDGQTSFCVVGPDSKVLEEKIVWLTKSKVLSMKEADFVIATEALHERLWDVKVGDLRNPEKAATVIYLVEEVQEGIHSGVVLRLSGPGVKGEKLVSLLGLPRQEFITLAQVNQLFPLGVDCFFVDKKGMLVSIPRSVKEEVL
- a CDS encoding ATP-binding cassette domain-containing protein: MRVVLRVSNLTKIHGKGCPECLSITGPKQETNICRRCSSVVACADVSFELYEGEILGILGESGSGKSTVIKLLNFEIEPTFGEAHLYDVRGAEWVNGKNLFSLNSYQKRMLKNTVIGVVYQNPLLGLNPNVSAAGNVADSLLVSGWRNYSSIKNRVEYLLEKMEFPNHRMKDLPRNLSGGMQQRVQIAKALANEPSILLLDEPTTGLDLSVQARVLDLIRKIHQELNLSIIFVSHDLRVINLLADRVIVMKLGRIVEMGLTDQILNDPQHEYTQLLVSSQL
- a CDS encoding alpha-D-ribose 1-methylphosphonate 5-phosphate C-P-lyase PhnJ, whose translation is MRLSYNFAFLDENTKREIRRSILKAISIPGYQVPFASRELPIAKGWGTGGLQITLSIIGPDDMLKVIDQGCDYSVNAVNIKKFIKAMTGVETTTDTTKATVIQTRHRIPEEPLRQDQILVLQVPYPEPLRLVEPSEEETRRMHEEKDYGKMYLYLYEDILRYGEITIGARYPVMVNKRYIMDPTPIPRWDVPRLNMADNLFLFGAGREKKIYAVPPYTTVEPLEFEDFKFRVEDFSGKACYKCGATDTFLDEIVEDGTVRRLYACSDTSYCEKRMEANKHAGSSKSF
- a CDS encoding carbon-phosphorus lyase complex subunit PhnI, giving the protein MGYVAVRGGEKAIEYACKLLEYQRLKGKSKLLSVDQIAEQLYFLVDRIMSEGSLYAPKIAALAIKQAAGDILEASFILRAIRNTLPSLGYSLPIKTEKIKIIRRISAAFKDIPGGQILGPTSDYCLRLFKFELLEEDEERRKKFIEELLGEIGDEDLPTEFPKLVEILRKEGLVVDAPSYQSTEFVDITKEAVSKFPPPRSAILQNMARGETGGLLLLGYSNMRGYGDIHPTVAELRVGYAPVSVLHPYTGEEIYVGEVKVTEVELVAKIESQDGMPKFSLGYGACFGHNETKAICMAVLDKAMQTQEPQHPSQDSEFVFYHVDSVDSMGFANHYKLPHYVTFQSDLDRLRKIQSQFAEVKR
- a CDS encoding phosphonate C-P lyase system protein PhnG; amino-acid sequence: MDLDFREVVVKMDQKSLNIFFKMLSMEEVKVKKGPQAGCLMIKAKDCFGVEFCLGEALVFEAEVEYKGIKGYGLVLAEEEEKAVAIAVLEAVFKSDEENLKKKLHRFLSKEKKKIEEAWEKERKLIAKTKVQFETMVKR